The Bartonella australis AUST/NH1 genome contains the following window.
AATAGGAAAATAAATGACAGAGATTCGTATTCATCAAAATGATTTGCCGAATTTGGATAATTATTGTGTTGATGCTGTCGCAGTTGATACTGAAACCCTAGGATTGCAGCCATATCGCGATCGCTTATGCGTAGTTCAGCTTTCTCCTGGAGATGGCACTGCCGATATTATACAGATCGCTAAAGGACAAAGTAGTGCTCCTAATTTAGTTGAATTACTTAAAAATAAAGCGGTTACGAAAATATTTCATTTCGGGCGTTTTGATCTCGCTATTTTAGCGCACACATTTGGTATTATGCCAGATGTTGTTTTTTGCACGAAGATCGCGTCAAAGCTCACTCGTACATATACGGATCGCCATGGTTTAAAGGAAATTTGCAGTGAATTACTGAACGTTAATATTTCTAAGCAGCAACAATCATCAGATTGGGCGGAAGAAGCTTTATCGCGTGCGCAAATCGAGTATGCAGCGTCCGATGTTTTATATTTGCATCGTTTAAAAAGTATATTTGAGGCACGTTTAAAGCGCGAAGAACGAGAAGACATTGCAAAGGCGTGCTTCCAATTTTTGCCTATGAGAGCAAAACTCGATCTTTTAGGGTGGCCAGAAACGGACGTTTTTGCGCATAGTTGATTAGAAATTTATTTTTTCACTTAAAAGTAGAGGAAATTAGTGATTCAGTGAGAAGACCATCTGCATTTTGCGGGTATTTTTGTTTACCCGTTTCTGCTGCATAATTTCATAGCGTAATGCTTTTACGGCAGATACTGTAGTGGTCCGAAGATTGGGCCACCAAAGTACCTTTTTAGTAAGGTGCGCGTTTTTTGGGGTGTTTGCTTTTACTTTAGTTAGATCGAGTAGACACGAAGAATGCATCTAAGATTTGTTGTAAAATTTGTGCTTTTTGCGTTGGCGTAATTTACAAATTTCACTTAGGTGTAAGCTTAAAGTTAAAAAAGGCTTCATATTTTTTATGAAGCCTTGATTTTTTTCAATGGCTATACTACCACGCCTGATTAAAATCCATTTCGGATAGTTCGAAATACAGAGGTAAGACTATGAATGTCAAATATCTTATTGTTATATCTGCCCTTACTTTAGGTTCAGTGTCTATAGCTCGGGGAGCTAATTTCACGGTTGTTAAGGAGTTGGGGGCGAGTTCTACGATTATTATTAATGCTCTATTTAATGGAGAGGTAGGTGACCTGGAAGGGATGTTCTCAAAGGTTATTGGTAGGGCTGACGAGAAACAGAAGGTGAATAGTGCACAAGTGTACAAGGTTTCTTCATCTAAAAAAGGATGCAAAAGATCTAAAG
Protein-coding sequences here:
- a CDS encoding ribonuclease D: MTEIRIHQNDLPNLDNYCVDAVAVDTETLGLQPYRDRLCVVQLSPGDGTADIIQIAKGQSSAPNLVELLKNKAVTKIFHFGRFDLAILAHTFGIMPDVVFCTKIASKLTRTYTDRHGLKEICSELLNVNISKQQQSSDWAEEALSRAQIEYAASDVLYLHRLKSIFEARLKREEREDIAKACFQFLPMRAKLDLLGWPETDVFAHS